The DNA sequence CATTTTTTGGTATATAATGGCAAAAAAATAAGGCTCACCGGGATGACGGTGAGCCTTGGTATATCTGTTGGTAAACAACAATAGCGGCAACCTTCATCCCAAATGAGAAGAATGCCACCACCAGATCATGTTTACCGAGTTATTCACGAGTTAACTTGTTTTGCTTTTTTTACTCCTGTGTCGGGGTGGCGGGATTCGAACCCACGACCTCTACGTCCCGAACGTAGCGCGCTACCAGGCTGCGCTACACCCCGAATTGGGTCACAAAGATAAATTGATTGTTTTTTTATTTGACTACGTTGGCCCCTAATTTTTTACGAATAAAATTGGCCAGTTCCGTTGGAACCTCCCACGGCAGTAGGTGGCCTGCTCCTGCGCAACTATCCAGCGTAGCGCCCGGCAGGTAAGGAAGCGTCAGTCGGGGCTGCACATCGGGTGGAAGCGCCCGGTCTTCTGAACCCACGATGATATGCACCGGTACCGTAACCGTCGCCATCCGGGCCGAAATATCTTCTCTGCTGCCTGCCAGCAGCCAAGCATCCCAGGCCGGTTTGCTCGTTCGCAGGTCATCGGCAATGATTTGCTCCCGAATGGCCTTCGAAACGTGTACTTCGGTAATGTTCTTCAACGTCTGTTCGGCGGCTGCCCGCTGCCCGTGGCCCGCGAGCAGCTTTTGCCGCTCATCGTCGGGTATGGGTTCAGGAACGGGCGGGGAGGGCGAAACCAGCAGCAGCGACTGCAAACCGGCCGGCTGCCGGCTGGCTAACGCCAGCGCTACTTTGCCGCTCATGGAGTGGCCTACCAGCACAAAATCAGAAACGCCGTGCTGGTGCAGGCTATCGCCTACATCGTTAGCCATATCATCGACCGTATAGCCATTGTCAGGCGAGTCCGAATCGCCATGGCCGCGCAGGTCAATGGCAATGCACCGGTAGTCGTTTCCTAGCAGATGCATCACTTCCCGCCATTCCTGGGCTGATCCGCCAAAGTAATGCAGGAAAATTAGCGTCAGCGGGCCGGTGCCCGATTCCAGCGTGTGGAGGGGGGCAGGTGTTGCGTTTCTGGCCATCACATAGCTACTTTAAGGCGGGCGGGACGTTCGGTTATTTCGAGCATCTCGGCGTGGGGTACAATGGTAATCTGACCAAACTGCTTCAGCAGGTTCTTGTACGCTTCGCATACTGGCCGTGGTTTGCGGTTGAGGTCATACAGCCCGCACTCGTTGACGTGGTTTTTCACTTCAGCCAGTTGAATATCCCAGTCGATCTGGTCGATCAGGCTATACCAGGTAAAGCCTAACACCGGAACGCCATCCTGCCGCATACGCATGATACTGATCCACTGTTTGTGCAGCCATATAACGGCCTGATCAGCTTCAAAGACGTTTGTTTCGGTGTGCATCACGGGCAACTTGTACCGTTCGTAGTAATCTTTGGTAATCTCGTACCAGCCCAGTACGTCCATCGACGTCTGGATACTACCGTCCTGTAGTTTTATTCGCTCGTTTCGACCGTAGTAGTCATTACCCATAATCTGATAGCCGGGCGGCTTACCCGCCATGAACCACTCGTATTCCTTCCGGGTCATCCCATTGTCGAGCAGGTACATGAGTACCGTTGCCGAAGGGGCATTGGCATACAGAAGATCCAGCGACAGGAAGCGTAATTCATTGTCCAGGGCCGTTTCTGCGGAGGGGGTAGCGCAGAGTTCATGCGTGAACTCGGCGCTCTCGCTCTGCACAATCACGCAATCGTTTCGGTGCCGGGCAATCTGTTGTGTACCCATGATGCTGGCCGCTACGGCGTGTTTCATGGCCGTTACAAAGCCCTTGTCGGTTTTAAGCTGTTCGTTCCAGACGCCGTCTTTGCCGCTGATCCGGGCGGTTACGTAAATCTCATTGACGGGGGTGTAATACCGCACCCACGGGTAGCGTTTGGCAACGGCACCGGCATAGTCGGCAAAATGAACGGGCAGCTCGGGGTTCTGGAAGTTTTCGATCCAGTCCGGCACGCCGAAATGCATCAGATCCAGAATGGGCATGATATCCAGCCGTTTCATCTCGTTCATTACTTCATCGGCAAAACTCCAGTCGTACTTGCCCGGTGCTTTATGGATGCTGTAGTATGGCAGTCCGTAGCGCAGTACCCGCAGACCGGTTTCTTTTACCAGCCCCAGGTCTTCCTTCCAGCGGTCGTAATGCCCGCATTCGCGTAGCTGATCGCGCCGGATTTTCCCTTTGCCAATGGTTGGGTAGGAACACTCGATGCCCGTCGCGAACATGAAATTTCCCGGATTATCATCGGGCAGGCCGCTGCCGTCGTGGCCACCCGCCCCGCCAAACTGATCACCAGCGTAGTTGCCATCGCCGTACTTTTTTTTGATATTCTGAAGAAAATTCATGCTCTTGACGCAGTCGAATGTCAGCAGGTCATGCATAGCGTTGGTCGAACCGTGGCCTGTGGGGTACGTACGACACAGCGACTCGCTGACTTATGACGTTTTTAAAAAATTATCCGCCGTGCGGAGCGCGAGCGCCATGATCGTCAGGGCGGGGTTCACGCTCAGTGCACTTGGGAAGGTTGAGTTATCACTGATGTATAAGTTGGGAATGTCATGCGATTGCCCCTGCGCGTTCACCACCGACGTGTCGCGATCGTTGCCCATACGACAGGTGCCAATGACGTGCGCATTTCGGGGGAAGGCCCAGACGTTTTTAGCGCCGGCAGCATCCCAGATCTCCCGCATAACCTTATTGGCGTGGGCTGTCATACGTTCTTCACTTTCGCCGTTTGAGAAATAGACACGGGGTTTGGGCAGACCCCGAACGTCTTTTTCGTCGGACAACTCCAGGTAATTATTCTCGTAGGGCAGGCAGTCGCCGAGGATGTTAATGCCTGCTACGTGATTATAAGCCGCAGCAGCCCGTTTCAGCTCCTGGCCCCACAACCCCCGGCCCCGTGCCATCTGGCTCATGTAGGTAACCGGCATAACGCCAATAGATTGAAGCAGATACCCCCCCACAAAGTCGGCCTTATCGGGGCGGTGCATATCTTCCGAAATCAGGGAGCCGGGGATACCCTTATACGGGCGGACATCTTCGTCGAATTCGCCCCATATCTGCAGACCCGTGTGCGCCATCACATTGCGACCTACCTGGCCGCTGCTGTTGGCAATGCCATTCATGAGCAGCAGACGGGGCGTTTCAATGGCTCCGGCGCACAAAAACACGAAATGGCACTTTTGTCGCTCCTCCTGTCCGTTCCGGATGTAGATGACTTCGGTGATTTTGCCTGACGCATCCCGCACAAACTGGGTAACGAAGCATTCGGGTCTGACTTCGGCACCGTGATGAACGGCCAGCGGAATGTAGGTTACGTCCATGCTGGCTTTGGCGCCGTTGTTACAGCCGGCCTGGCAAAAGCCCCGATTGGTGCAGGCATGCCGGTAGCCAACCCCTTCCTGGTAATAGCCCGCGGACAGGGCTGCGTTAGCCGCCGGTGACGTTTTTATGCCGATTTCCCGGCAGCCCCGTTCCATGAGCTGACCCGCGCCATTGAGGGGCAGCGGCCCGAGGGCATATCCTTTCTGGCGGGATGGACCCCAGGGGTAAGGTGATGGTCCGGATACACCAATAAACTGCTCAACTTCCGTGTAGTAAGGCTCAATCTGGTCGAAGCCGAAGGGCCAGTCTTCGCCCACACCAAATTCACTACGTATCTGTAGATCGTCGGGTTGGGCGCGGGGAGTATAAGCGGTGTAGTGCAGCGTTGAACCGCCCACACCCGTACCGGAATTGTTATTCCCGAAGGGAAGCGGGTCGTTACCGGCACTCAGGCGCTCATCGTTCCAGAACAGTTTGTCCTGCGACCGTTCGTCCGTGGCGAAATCTTTAGCGGGATTCCACTGCTTACCAGCTTCGAGTGCTACGACGCGCAACCCGGCGGCAGCGAGCCGCGCCAGCAAAGGAGCCCCGCCCGCCCCGGTACCGATAATGACGGCGTCGACGGTTTCGTTGGTTGAATAATGTTGCATAATAGGGGTATGGGTGCCGCTGCCGAATCAGAGAGGCCGGGGTTCGCGATCTTCCAGGTTGTTTAGTCCCAGCCGGTTCCAGGCGGGTTGATCGGCCATCCCGACGTACCCGATTGTTTCCTGCACCAGTGGGTGGCTGTAGTAATTCTCGACGGCTTCGGCGAGCATTTCTTCAAAAAAGCGCTCTGAGGGCATAGATTGCCAGATTACTCCGGGCGCATCACCCGTCTGAACAAGCCCTAACACCTGATCCTGTTGTTCGGTGGTGAGCTGCTGAAACGGCCGTTGAAACAGCGCCTGCGCACTTTCGTCAATGCCAGCCAGCCCCCGCCGATAGGCTTCATGGTCGGTGGGCATGGTGTCATACCGCCAGCCGTTGGACTTGTTTTCGGCGAGCCGGTCGTCGATGTCGCCCCATAGTTCGATGACCTGACTACCATCGTCCTGCGGAATCAGTCGGTTACAGACCGCTTCCAGTAACGAATATTCGTCAGTTGTGAAGAATATAGGTTGTCGACTGGGGGCAGCAAGCCGTTCGGTCAGGACCTGCCGCGTTACGTCGGTAACCTGATCCGTATCGAGCAGCGCCCGAACAGTATTGGGTGGGTAAGGCATGGGAATAAAATGTGTGATATAGAGCGTTAACCCAGTTTGCCTCCCGTTACTTCTACGATACTACCGGTGATAAAGCTGCCATCGCTGGAAGCGAGCAATACGTAGGCGGGTGCCAACTCTTCGGGCTGGCCGGGGCGGGCGAGGGCAACCTCATGCCCAAAATTTTTGACTTCATCCTTGGGCATGGTTGCCGGAATGTTGGGCGTCCAGACGGGGCCGGGTGCTACGCAGTTCACGCGAATGTTGCGTTCGCCCAGCTGAATGGCCAGCGATTTCGTAAACGCGTGGATGGCTCCTTTCGTAGCGGTATAGTCTACCAGAATGGGGTTACCCACAATGCCCACAATACTGCCGGTATTGACAATGCAGTCACCTTCGTTCAGGTGCGGCAGGGCGGCTTGTGCCATAAAGAAGTAAGCCAGAATATTCGTATCGAACGTGCGCCGGAGCTGCTCTTCGGTAATATCTTCGAGTTTTTGCTGCGATTGCTGAAAGGCCGCGTTGTTGACCAGGATATTCAGCTTGCCGTATTTTTCCACCGTCTGCCGAACGGCATCTTCACACAGGCTTTTCTGCCGAACGTCAGCCTGAATGACCAGACACGAGCGGCCTTTCGACTCAACCATTCGCTTGGTATACTTGGCATCGTCGGTATTTTCGTTGTACACAATGGCGATATCGGCTCCTTCCATGGCGAAGGCAATGGCGACCGCCCGGCCAATACCGGAATCAGCACCCGTGATGAGCGCAATTTTATCGGTGAGTTTACCCGCTGGCTTGTAGTTCGACAAGTCACTGTCGGGCGCGGGGTCCATATCTGCCTGACGGGCGGGGTAAGGAAGCTGTTGACCGGGAATTTCTTCGGCTTTGGGGCGAAATTCAGATTGACTCATGGTATAACGTTGAAATTGGTACGAACCGTTGATCTGGTTACTACTGGGTTTTGCAGTGCAGTCTAGCTAAACAGTCGTTTAACGATTTTGTTGTCACCAACAAAAAAGAGCCGTCTGACAACCAGACGGCTCAACAAAAGCGGGCATACCCGTAGCGGAGCGGGTTGGGAGGAGGTTACATTTCCATCAAACTGACCGGGATACGCTTGTTCTCGGCAAGATCGAACGCACACTGGCCAAAGCTGGGTGGTCCCATCAGCATCGTTACGTTCGAAAAGCCAAACGGTTCGGCGGGCATCGCACCGTTAAAATCGATCTTTTCGTTTCCATTCAGATCCTGATACAACCGGACAGCGTACCGGCCTGCCGGCAGACTGTCGAACGTGATGACCAGATCGCCCGATGCCGGTACGGTGGCAACTTTGGTGCGGTATGACTCACCATCGAAGGTTTCGGTGCTGTTGGCCAGGCCCACGCGGATTGTTCCCGTACGTTTTGACAGGCTGGAAACCACGATCGTCAGCGAGTGAGGACCGGCGGTTGATACGGTGGTTGAGGTTGTGGCGGTCTGTGCCAGGGTGGGGCGGGCCGTGGCCGCGACGAACAGAGCGGTGACAGCCGCGACTTTGAAGAGGTTTTGCATGCTGGGTATTGGTCTAACCGGTGATCATGTGTTTTTCTTTCATACAAACGTAGGTCCTAAAGGCTATTGATTGCAACGGAAAGGGATGAATAGCAAAGAGCTGGGACAACTGACAAGAAAATGGGCCAGCCGGCGCGTATATACCATGTGGCCGACCGGGTGAAGTGGGCGTGTTTTGAACAGTGAGCCCGGGCTGGCAGTTTAGCAGGAGCCTGTCAGGACCAATTTTGTCCTGAAATAGTACTAACTTTAACAGATAAAATCACTCGTTATGACCCAGTATCAACTTGTCGAGAAAAGTGACATCCAGCACCATAATGAATACTACGAACTGCGGACCACACAAACCGAAGACCCGCGTAGCCTGTTCTTCACGACAAACGAAGAAAACCTCGAAGAAGTAGCTGCCGATATTGCAAGCAGCGAACTGTCGGGTGTGGAACACTATACCGTCATTCCGCACCGGAAAGACAGCTAATTCTATCTTTACCCACCGCCTTGTACACCATGGAACCGCTGTTTGCCACCCCCCAGACGGAGGCCCTTGTGCCCCGTATCCGTGAGTTCGTCGTAAATGAACTCGTTCCGCTCGAGACAACCGGGCACCTGACCGGTAACTTCTCGACAGTTGCCAGGATCCTCGATCAGAAGCGCGAACTGGTAAAAAAAGCAGGCTTGTGGGGGCTTCAGCACCGTGTAGACGAAGGGGGCCTGGGCCTCAGCCTGTGCGAGTTTGGGCAGATCAGCGAGGTATTGGCCTGGACGCCCTTCGGCCATTACACGTTTAACTGTCAGGCCCCCGATATCGGGAACATGGAGTTAATGAACAAATACGCGCCGGAGCACCTCCGGCATAAATACCTGGAGCCGCTCAAGGAAGGTACTATTCGTTCCTGCTTCTCCATGACTGAGCCGGAATTTGCCGGGTCCAATCCGACCCGGATGGGGACTACGGCGGTGCGTGATGGCAATGAGTTCGTCATCAATGGCCGGAAGTGGTTTACCTCTTCGGCCGACGGTTCGGCGTTTGCCGTCGTCATGGCCGTAACCAACCCCGATGCATCGCCCCACCGCCGGGCCAGCATGCTTCTGGTGCCGACTGATACGCCGGGTTTCGAACTGGTACGCAACATCAGTATTATGGGCGACGGGTCCGATCACTGGGGTAGCCACGCTGAAGTCACTTATACCGACGTTCGGGTGCCGGTCGAAAACCTGATCGGGGGCGAGGGCATGGGCTTCACCCTGGCACAGGAGCGACTGGGACCGGGCCGGATTCACCACTGTATGCGCTGGATCGGAATCAGCGAGCGTTGTTTCGACCTGATGTGCCGCCGGGCCGCCACCCGCGAAATGGAAGATGGGGTGATGCTGGGCGAAAAACAGTTTGTGCAGGGTTGGATTGCCGAAAGCCGCGCCCAGATCGATGCAGCCCGGTTAATGGTGTTGCGTACTGCGCAGAACATCGATAAGCTTGGCGCAGCGGCCGTACGCAACCAGATTTCAGAAATCAAGTTCTACGTAGCTGATGTCATGCTCACCGTCATTGATCGCGCCATCCAGACCTACGGGGCTATGGGTATTACCGATGATGTAATCCTGCCCTGGTATTACCGGCACGAGCGCGGAGCCCGGATTTACGACGGTGCCGATGAGGTACACAAAACTGCTTTGGCCCGTAGTATTTTGAAAGAATATGGACTCGACACGCGCAAAAACAAACCCGTCGATCTGGCTGCCGCCCGTGCATAGGCCCGAAAACCGGGTTTAACCAGCTTCTTCAGCATGACATCCATCAAACAGGATACGCCTACGACTACGCGACCCGGAGAAGAACTCAATATCCCGGCTCTGCAAACGTACCTTCATGATCATATTCCCGGTTTGGGTACCATTACCCGCGTGGCCCAGTTTCCTGGCGGTTATTCAAACCTGACGTACCTGCTCAGCGTAGAGGCTGGCGGCTCTGCCGCCCACGATTACGTACTGCGTCGGCCACCGGTCGGCGCAAAAGAGATCAAAGGAGGCCACGACATGATCCGGGAATTCAAGGTATTGAGTCTGCTGTCAGTAGCTGGGTACCCGAAAATTCCGGCTCCGGTTGTATGTTGCGAGGACGAATCGGTGCTGGGTTGCCCGTTCTACATCATGGCCCGGGTGCCGGGCGTAATCCTGCGGGCAAATACCGCCCCCAACATGACTATCTCAGCCGACATCATGCGTCGGCTATCGGAGTCACTGGTAGATAATCTGGTGGAACTGCACGCGCTCGATAGTCAGCAGACTGGACTGAGCCAGCTGGGAAAACCGGAAGGTTACGTGAAACGGCAGGTAGAGGGCTGGAGCAAACGGTATCTGGCTGCTCAAACCGACGATGTACCGGCCATGACCGATCTCGCGCGGTACCTGACCGATGCACTACCCGACGAGAATGCACCGGGACACAACGCCCCGACGCTGCTTCACAATGATTTTAAGTATGACAATGTCGTATTCGATGTTGATGCGCTAACCGGTGCGTCGACGGCTGATGTTCGGGCGGTGCTCGACTGGGAAATGTGCACTGTGGGCGATCCGTTGATGGACGTGGGTACATCGCTGTCGTACTGGGCCGAGGCAGGCGACGATCCGTTCCGGAAAACATTCAACCTAACTCATCTGCCCGGCAACCTCACCCGTTTGGAGTTTGCCCGGCGCTATGCCGAGGGCAGTGGACGGGATATTTCCAACCTGCTCTACTACTACGTCTTCGGGCTGTTCAAAAATGCCGTGGTCATCCAGCAGATTTACGGGCGGTACAAAAAGGGGTTGACCAACGATCCCCGTTTTGCCGGCTTACTGGCCGGGGTGCAGGCGCTGTCGCGGGAAGGGGTGAAATCCCTGGAAGCAAACCGATACTAAGCAACGCCATTTTCTGACTATGACCAACGCTTTTCTGATCATCGATACCCAGTTTGATTTCTGCCATCCCGATGGCGCCCTGTTTGTGCCGGGTGCCGAGCAGGACGTTGAACGAATGGCTTCCCTGATTCGCAACCACGCCGGGCGGATCGACCACATCGTTGTCACGCTCGATACGCACCACCGGCTCGATATTGCTCATCCCCTGTTCTGGACCAACGTCCGGGGTGAGCATCCCGCCCCGTTCACCCGGATTACACTTGAAGACGTAGTGAGCGAACGGTGGATACCCCGCTTTGCCGCCGACCAGGTTCGTACTTATATCCGGAACCTTGAATCCGATGGACAGTTTCAGCACTTTATATGGCCACCCCACTGTCTGATCGGGTCGCGCGGGGCTGCACTGCACGATACGCTGTTCGAGGCACTCAACTACTGGACGCAACAGCGCGACCGTGATTACGTAGCGGTGCAAAAGGGCCTCTATCCTCTAACGGAGCACTTTGGTATCTTTCGGGCGCAGGTGCCTGATCCGGCCGTACCGGATACGCAGCTCAACACCACGCTTATTGCCGATCTGGATCGGTTTGATACCATCTACCTGATGGGCGAAGCTAAGTCACACTGCGTGGCCAACAGCCTGAAACAGTTGCTGGATTACGCGCCCGCGCTGGTTTCCAAACTGGTGCTCGTTACGGACTGCACCTCTGATGTTACAGGATTAGGGTACCTGGCCGATCCGATCTACGCAGAAGCACGGGAACGGAACGTGCCTTTTATGGAATCTGGTGCAATTTTTAGCTGAAAACCCGTACTTTTCGGCTTATGGAAAAGACGCTGCCCTTATTTCCGCTCAACTTAATCGTGTATCCTGGTGAGGATCTGAATCTGCACATCTTCGAACCGCGCTACCGACAACTCATCAACGAATGCATCGAGGAAGAACGCACGTTCGGTATTCCTGCCTTTATCAATAATAAATTGCCCGGCTACG is a window from the Spirosoma rigui genome containing:
- a CDS encoding alpha/beta fold hydrolase — encoded protein: MARNATPAPLHTLESGTGPLTLIFLHYFGGSAQEWREVMHLLGNDYRCIAIDLRGHGDSDSPDNGYTVDDMANDVGDSLHQHGVSDFVLVGHSMSGKVALALASRQPAGLQSLLLVSPSPPVPEPIPDDERQKLLAGHGQRAAAEQTLKNITEVHVSKAIREQIIADDLRTSKPAWDAWLLAGSREDISARMATVTVPVHIIVGSEDRALPPDVQPRLTLPYLPGATLDSCAGAGHLLPWEVPTELANFIRKKLGANVVK
- a CDS encoding family 1 glycosylhydrolase; the protein is MHDLLTFDCVKSMNFLQNIKKKYGDGNYAGDQFGGAGGHDGSGLPDDNPGNFMFATGIECSYPTIGKGKIRRDQLRECGHYDRWKEDLGLVKETGLRVLRYGLPYYSIHKAPGKYDWSFADEVMNEMKRLDIMPILDLMHFGVPDWIENFQNPELPVHFADYAGAVAKRYPWVRYYTPVNEIYVTARISGKDGVWNEQLKTDKGFVTAMKHAVAASIMGTQQIARHRNDCVIVQSESAEFTHELCATPSAETALDNELRFLSLDLLYANAPSATVLMYLLDNGMTRKEYEWFMAGKPPGYQIMGNDYYGRNERIKLQDGSIQTSMDVLGWYEITKDYYERYKLPVMHTETNVFEADQAVIWLHKQWISIMRMRQDGVPVLGFTWYSLIDQIDWDIQLAEVKNHVNECGLYDLNRKPRPVCEAYKNLLKQFGQITIVPHAEMLEITERPARLKVAM
- a CDS encoding GMC family oxidoreductase, which gives rise to MQHYSTNETVDAVIIGTGAGGAPLLARLAAAGLRVVALEAGKQWNPAKDFATDERSQDKLFWNDERLSAGNDPLPFGNNNSGTGVGGSTLHYTAYTPRAQPDDLQIRSEFGVGEDWPFGFDQIEPYYTEVEQFIGVSGPSPYPWGPSRQKGYALGPLPLNGAGQLMERGCREIGIKTSPAANAALSAGYYQEGVGYRHACTNRGFCQAGCNNGAKASMDVTYIPLAVHHGAEVRPECFVTQFVRDASGKITEVIYIRNGQEERQKCHFVFLCAGAIETPRLLLMNGIANSSGQVGRNVMAHTGLQIWGEFDEDVRPYKGIPGSLISEDMHRPDKADFVGGYLLQSIGVMPVTYMSQMARGRGLWGQELKRAAAAYNHVAGINILGDCLPYENNYLELSDEKDVRGLPKPRVYFSNGESEERMTAHANKVMREIWDAAGAKNVWAFPRNAHVIGTCRMGNDRDTSVVNAQGQSHDIPNLYISDNSTFPSALSVNPALTIMALALRTADNFLKTS
- a CDS encoding gluconate 2-dehydrogenase subunit 3 family protein: MPYPPNTVRALLDTDQVTDVTRQVLTERLAAPSRQPIFFTTDEYSLLEAVCNRLIPQDDGSQVIELWGDIDDRLAENKSNGWRYDTMPTDHEAYRRGLAGIDESAQALFQRPFQQLTTEQQDQVLGLVQTGDAPGVIWQSMPSERFFEEMLAEAVENYYSHPLVQETIGYVGMADQPAWNRLGLNNLEDREPRPL
- a CDS encoding SDR family oxidoreductase, translated to MSQSEFRPKAEEIPGQQLPYPARQADMDPAPDSDLSNYKPAGKLTDKIALITGADSGIGRAVAIAFAMEGADIAIVYNENTDDAKYTKRMVESKGRSCLVIQADVRQKSLCEDAVRQTVEKYGKLNILVNNAAFQQSQQKLEDITEEQLRRTFDTNILAYFFMAQAALPHLNEGDCIVNTGSIVGIVGNPILVDYTATKGAIHAFTKSLAIQLGERNIRVNCVAPGPVWTPNIPATMPKDEVKNFGHEVALARPGQPEELAPAYVLLASSDGSFITGSIVEVTGGKLG
- a CDS encoding DUF2141 domain-containing protein codes for the protein MQNLFKVAAVTALFVAATARPTLAQTATTSTTVSTAGPHSLTIVVSSLSKRTGTIRVGLANSTETFDGESYRTKVATVPASGDLVITFDSLPAGRYAVRLYQDLNGNEKIDFNGAMPAEPFGFSNVTMLMGPPSFGQCAFDLAENKRIPVSLMEM
- a CDS encoding acyl-CoA dehydrogenase family protein, with product MEPLFATPQTEALVPRIREFVVNELVPLETTGHLTGNFSTVARILDQKRELVKKAGLWGLQHRVDEGGLGLSLCEFGQISEVLAWTPFGHYTFNCQAPDIGNMELMNKYAPEHLRHKYLEPLKEGTIRSCFSMTEPEFAGSNPTRMGTTAVRDGNEFVINGRKWFTSSADGSAFAVVMAVTNPDASPHRRASMLLVPTDTPGFELVRNISIMGDGSDHWGSHAEVTYTDVRVPVENLIGGEGMGFTLAQERLGPGRIHHCMRWIGISERCFDLMCRRAATREMEDGVMLGEKQFVQGWIAESRAQIDAARLMVLRTAQNIDKLGAAAVRNQISEIKFYVADVMLTVIDRAIQTYGAMGITDDVILPWYYRHERGARIYDGADEVHKTALARSILKEYGLDTRKNKPVDLAAARA
- a CDS encoding phosphotransferase family protein, which codes for MTSIKQDTPTTTRPGEELNIPALQTYLHDHIPGLGTITRVAQFPGGYSNLTYLLSVEAGGSAAHDYVLRRPPVGAKEIKGGHDMIREFKVLSLLSVAGYPKIPAPVVCCEDESVLGCPFYIMARVPGVILRANTAPNMTISADIMRRLSESLVDNLVELHALDSQQTGLSQLGKPEGYVKRQVEGWSKRYLAAQTDDVPAMTDLARYLTDALPDENAPGHNAPTLLHNDFKYDNVVFDVDALTGASTADVRAVLDWEMCTVGDPLMDVGTSLSYWAEAGDDPFRKTFNLTHLPGNLTRLEFARRYAEGSGRDISNLLYYYVFGLFKNAVVIQQIYGRYKKGLTNDPRFAGLLAGVQALSREGVKSLEANRY
- a CDS encoding cysteine hydrolase family protein, with translation MTNAFLIIDTQFDFCHPDGALFVPGAEQDVERMASLIRNHAGRIDHIVVTLDTHHRLDIAHPLFWTNVRGEHPAPFTRITLEDVVSERWIPRFAADQVRTYIRNLESDGQFQHFIWPPHCLIGSRGAALHDTLFEALNYWTQQRDRDYVAVQKGLYPLTEHFGIFRAQVPDPAVPDTQLNTTLIADLDRFDTIYLMGEAKSHCVANSLKQLLDYAPALVSKLVLVTDCTSDVTGLGYLADPIYAEARERNVPFMESGAIFS